A window from Drosophila yakuba strain Tai18E2 chromosome 3L, Prin_Dyak_Tai18E2_2.1, whole genome shotgun sequence encodes these proteins:
- the LOC6533542 gene encoding PHD finger protein rhinoceros isoform X5, translating to MAALQRKLVHKQFNSPMGLYSQENVKATLNRELKAFGGEGIEVDEQITKPLNLANSAVLRAVEEEEQQAKCDFYPIERQSRSRQRGEVDALHHTLHQQLLNQIKTDYLSHQQDITIDRDTVLKINRLATKRHLLKRDHSWPPAEQDQPSINAEQSHQISCSPSHSIEALREKFQSPTLVIEPTAKEVREQRRRDGDGASKERSKTPQKVNDERNLAEVFHQTPLSKGFSAPETKAADVDLGLVAPRCEYYEQLAHKRSTTPTLPAQVTPYRPRYKRQAYSLDRGRARKRTVGAPELPPPKPRTAKPKVQRRCIKLATEVKISYGHDGDSEDEPNSGQDVDLETLPLPPTPVQPAAVNLNQAQTAGRMVIDKLAVKEQQQMALALATNGSISPNPNLNPSPLANTRIVPIRVEASTEQLKLSAQQIYDDACSYLQDHQEMEDIQQRPPSPTYVSATGGIKLLQRQSSSTPATPVPPPPPPPVMRSKSVQNSQAKDKQTKRQGRIYNLETTTEKQHEAHVEIAQLEAKYAHIQQSIAEHLLQIDAYMENAKQALQRSAQTTPVSTPAPIPTPPPPPPPPPPPLAALPARPLSSASNESWDIFAHRQSPILAVESPLQAILRQIYTRAAGLPKRLSKEIKEDADAEEEEASLTENVPIVERALEDLHKIAVALEQKPEPAKLMHVELRTAPAVSEAEHVVIKDEEQDAEQDAEQDAEQDVEQDADMEYRHVSDVIANYEQLAKKEYDEWREEQVVKSEEVLPKTELRKAIEEQLAKKGLREGKKVLEGEEKPLTKLDVQKDVKKDANAVSPAKQDLREEEKVSILKESGKDLGASEAKEDLTKEAEGEEKDRSCGHGDTSVYCPVCDEMRCSPNTWGKLSKADQWRLANLHNEPLRNYKATYEIRSPYISRQISWEDMQSAKENVPPEKLQRQRSFVEIVTTPATESPPPSPPPPPPPPPKQLALQKPETEAAWERSRSPSPLPSRKYPAPLIEAPQRSSSPYGLNSVRSKATPSPVNLPAKFTHVPQLEGHNIGLLVKTATEPLQQSMSASSSLLAATPPSTPRSAAQPSPFEFPSLGRESAEQHKFKSLASMEEVQRDFGVNRSFDNVSPRPYLGIEGYKRVAWPPASEERIIREFTPQPQTQSPAPGAGGYYPQAQAHAPSTAAAAAPPQL from the exons ATGGCCGCCCTACAACGGAAGCTGGTGCACAAGCAGTTCAACTCGCCCATGGGCCTCTATTCCCAGGAGAACGTGAAGGCCACCTTGAACCGCGAGCTGAAAGCCTTCGGCGGCGAGGG GATTGAAGTTGACGAGCAAATAACAAAGCCCCTGAACTTGGCCAACTCGGCCGTTCTGCGCGCCGTCGAAGAGGAAGAACAACAAGCCAAATGTG ATTTTTACCCCATTGAAAGGCAGAGCCGTTCGCGTCAGCGAGGCGAGGTGGATGCACTGCATCACACACTGCACCAGCAGCTGCTCAACCAGATCAAAACAGACTATCTCAGTCACCAGCAGGACATCACCATCGATCGGGACACGGTGCTGAAAATCAACCGTCTGGCCACCAAACGCCATCTGCTCAAGCGGGATCACAGCTGGCCTCCAGCTGAGCAGGATCAACCGTCCATCAATGCCGAACAGAGCCATCAGATCTCCTGCAGTCCCTCGCACAGTATTGAGGCTCTGCGGGAGAAGTTCCAGAGTCCCACCTTGGTTATCGAACCCACCGCCAAGGAAGTGAGGGAGCAGCGACGACGGGATGGAGATGGTGCCTCCAAGGAGCGATCCAAAACTCCCCAAAAGGTCAACGATGAACGCAACCTGGCGGAGGTGTTCCATCAAACTCCCTTATCGAAGGGCTTCTCCGCTCCCGAAACCAAAGCAGCCGATGTGGACTTGGGTTTGGTAGCCCCGCGATGTGAGTACTACGAGCAGTTGGCCCACAAAAGATCCACCACACCAACTCTGCCTGCTCAAGTGACTCCATATAGGCCAAGATACAAGAGGCAGGCTTATTCCCTGGATCGTGGACGCGCCCGGAAGCGGACAGTGGGTGCTCCAGAGTTGCCGCCACCCAAACCGAGAACCGCAAAGCCGAAAGTCCAAAGGCGTTGCATAAAACTGGCCACCGAGGTGAAGATCTCGTATGGCCACGACGGCGACAGCGAGGATGAGCCCAATTCTGGTCAAGATGTGGACTTGGAGACCTTGCCGCTGCCACCGACACCGGTGCAGCCAGCTGCCGTGAATCTCAATCAAGCGCAGACAGCAGGGCGAATGGTAATTGACAAGCTGGCAGttaaggagcagcagcagatggctttggctttggccacaAATGGGAGCATCagtccgaatccgaatctgaatccgagTCCGTTGGCCAACACTCGCATTGTGCCCATTCGCGTGGAGGCATCGACGGAGCAGCTCAAGCTGAGTGCCCAGCAGATCTACGACGACGCCTGTTCGTATCTGCAGGATCACCAGGAGATGGAGGACATCCAGCAGCGACCCCCCAGTCCCACCTATGTGAGTGCCACCGGTGGTATTAAGTTGCTCCAGCGGCAGTCGAGCAGTACGCCAGCCACACCAGTTCCAccgccacctcctccgccaGTAATGCGATCCAAGTCTGTCCAGAATTCGCAGGCTAAGGACAAGCAGACGAAGAGACAGGGTCGCATCTACAACCTGGAGACCACTACGGAGAAGCAGCATGAGGCGCATGTTGAAATTGCCCAGTTGGAGGCAAAGTATGCCCACATCCAGCAATCCATAGCGGAGCACCTGCTCCAGATCGATGCCTATATGGAGAACGCCAAACAGGCGCTGCAGAGGAGTGCCCAGACCACACCAGTATCAACTCCGGCCCCAATACCAacgccaccaccacctcctccgccgccaccaccaccattaGCAGCACTACCCGCCAGACCCCTCAGTTCGGCGTCCAACGAATCCTGGGACATCTTCGCCCATCGCCAGTCACCCATTTTGGCAGTGGAAAGTCCACTGCAGGCGATTCTCCGCCAGATTTACACCCGGGCAGCTGGCTTACCGAAAAGGCTTTCCAAAGAGATTAAGGAGGATGCCGacgccgaggaggaggaggcatcACTTACTGAAAACGTGCCCATTGTGGAGCGGGCTCTGGAGGATCTGCACAAGATTGCGGTGGCACTGGAGCAAAAACCGGAACCCGCGAAACTCATGCACGTAGAACTCCGGACAGCGCCAGCTGTCTCTGAAGCGGAGCACGTAGTCATCAAGGACGAGGAACAGGACGCGGAACAGGACGCGGAACAGGATGCGGAACAGGACGTGGAACAGGACGCGGACATGGAGTACAGACACGTATCGGATGTAATTGCCAACTATgagcagttggccaaaaaggagtACGATGAGTGGAGGGAGGAGCAGGTGGTAAAAAGCGAGGAGGTCCTGCCCAAAACCGAGTTGAGAAAGGCAATAGAGgagcagctggccaaaaaaggaTTGAGGGAAGGTAAAAAGGTACTTGAAGGGGAGGAAAAACCACTTACCAAACTGGATGTTCAAAAGGATGTGAAAAAGGATGCCAATGCAGTGTCACCAGCCAAACAAGATTTACGGGAAGAAGAAAAGGTATCTATCCTAAAAGAGAGTGGCAAAGATTTGGGTGCAAGTGAAGCCAAAGAAGATCTCACAAAGGAAGCAGAAGGGGAGGAAAAGGACAGATCCTGCGGCCATGGAGATACCTCAGTCTACTGCCCAGTTTGTGATGAAATGCGCTGCTCACCAAACACCTGGGGCAAACTGAGCAAAGCCGATCAATGGCGGCTTGCCAATCTGCACAACGAACCCTTGAGGAACTACAAAGCCACCTACGAGATACGGAGTCCGTACATCTCGCGGCAGATCTCctgggaggacatgcagtcgGCCAAGGAGAATGTGCCGCCCGAGAAACTGCAACGTCAGCGGAGTTTCGTGGAGATTGTGACCACACCAGCGACTGAATCTCCGCCGCCATCTCCgccgcctccacctccacctccaccgaAGCAGTTGGCCCTGCAgaaaccggaaacggaagcagCATGGGAGCGCAGTCGCTCGCCCAGTCCGCTGCCATCTCGCAAGTATCCCGCTCCACTCATAGAAGCACCACAGCGCTCCAGCTCTCCCTATGGCCTCAATTCCGTCCGCTCGAAAGCCACACCATCGCCCGTCAATCTGCCGGCGAAATTTACGCATGTGCCGCAACTGGAAGGCCACAATATTGGACTACTGGTGAAAACGGCCACGGAGCCACTGCAGCAGAGCATGTCGGCATCCTCTTCACTGctggctgccacgcccccgtcCACGCCCCGTTCTGCGGCACAGCCCTCGCCCTTCGAATTCCCCAGTCTCGGTCGGGAGTCGGCGGAGCAGCACAAGTTCAAATCCCTGGCCTCCATGGAGGAGGTGCAGCGAGATTTCGGCGTTAATCGATCCTTCGATAATGTGTCACCACGTCCATATCTGGGTATTGAAG GCTACAAGCGTGTGGCCTGGCCACCGGCCTCCGAGGAGCGGATCATCCGGGAGTTCACCCCCCAGCCGCAGACCCAGAGTCCGGCTCCCGGTGCCGGAGGCTACTATCCCCAGGCCCAGGCCCACGCCCCCAGCACAGCAGCGGCTGCCGCGCCACCTCAG CTGTAA
- the LOC6533542 gene encoding bromodomain-containing protein 4 isoform X1 — protein MAALQRKLVHKQFNSPMGLYSQENVKATLNRELKAFGGEGIEVDEQITKPLNLANSAVLRAVEEEEQQAKCDFYPIERQSRSRQRGEVDALHHTLHQQLLNQIKTDYLSHQQDITIDRDTVLKINRLATKRHLLKRDHSWPPAEQDQPSINAEQSHQISCSPSHSIEALREKFQSPTLVIEPTAKEVREQRRRDGDGASKERSKTPQKVNDERNLAEVFHQTPLSKGFSAPETKAADVDLGLVAPRCEYYEQLAHKRSTTPTLPAQVTPYRPRYKRQAYSLDRGRARKRTVGAPELPPPKPRTAKPKVQRRCIKLATEVKISYGHDGDSEDEPNSGQDVDLETLPLPPTPVQPAAVNLNQAQTAGRMVIDKLAVKEQQQMALALATNGSISPNPNLNPSPLANTRIVPIRVEASTEQLKLSAQQIYDDACSYLQDHQEMEDIQQRPPSPTYVSATGGIKLLQRQSSSTPATPVPPPPPPPVMRSKSVQNSQAKDKQTKRQGRIYNLETTTEKQHEAHVEIAQLEAKYAHIQQSIAEHLLQIDAYMENAKQALQRSAQTTPVSTPAPIPTPPPPPPPPPPPLAALPARPLSSASNESWDIFAHRQSPILAVESPLQAILRQIYTRAAGLPKRLSKEIKEDADAEEEEASLTENVPIVERALEDLHKIAVALEQKPEPAKLMHVELRTAPAVSEAEHVVIKDEEQDAEQDAEQDAEQDVEQDADMEYRHVSDVIANYEQLAKKEYDEWREEQVVKSEEVLPKTELRKAIEEQLAKKGLREGKKVLEGEEKPLTKLDVQKDVKKDANAVSPAKQDLREEEKVSILKESGKDLGASEAKEDLTKEAEGEEKDRSCGHGDTSVYCPVCDEMRCSPNTWGKLSKADQWRLANLHNEPLRNYKATYEIRSPYISRQISWEDMQSAKENVPPEKLQRQRSFVEIVTTPATESPPPSPPPPPPPPPKQLALQKPETEAAWERSRSPSPLPSRKYPAPLIEAPQRSSSPYGLNSVRSKATPSPVNLPAKFTHVPQLEGHNIGLLVKTATEPLQQSMSASSSLLAATPPSTPRSAAQPSPFEFPSLGRESAEQHKFKSLASMEEVQRDFGVNRSFDNVSPRPYLGIEGYKRVAWPPASEERIIREFTPQPQTQSPAPGAGGYYPQAQAHAPSTAAAAAPPQQQQQQQPVQYTQAQFSRQRSREPVQVPAPSPAPASEPSYPANPYQNYQSNYPQEPLQAANNVGGGWKHIGAPQPKERSEFTAGGGAYPPFQGSYQQQPQQQQQYGAPSYDGQQQQQPAAQWQQQQQVPQQQYQPQSQAQAPYQPAQWNQQQQQPSYQASPYQQQQQQQQQQPSYYPQQNGGSTFAQPQYNSYSQPQLPYSQDQTDLQQQQQQQQYPGAFAGQDSYRGASPGIITLRKEAPVSQQPAPVYTSQPAAVSYQGGSKLRGDLKWPPPEYKEAAARENEERRQLALGPVCRPRRINRDYTPFFAKHQLNNGYPSYKVPPGTQHIFG, from the exons ATGGCCGCCCTACAACGGAAGCTGGTGCACAAGCAGTTCAACTCGCCCATGGGCCTCTATTCCCAGGAGAACGTGAAGGCCACCTTGAACCGCGAGCTGAAAGCCTTCGGCGGCGAGGG GATTGAAGTTGACGAGCAAATAACAAAGCCCCTGAACTTGGCCAACTCGGCCGTTCTGCGCGCCGTCGAAGAGGAAGAACAACAAGCCAAATGTG ATTTTTACCCCATTGAAAGGCAGAGCCGTTCGCGTCAGCGAGGCGAGGTGGATGCACTGCATCACACACTGCACCAGCAGCTGCTCAACCAGATCAAAACAGACTATCTCAGTCACCAGCAGGACATCACCATCGATCGGGACACGGTGCTGAAAATCAACCGTCTGGCCACCAAACGCCATCTGCTCAAGCGGGATCACAGCTGGCCTCCAGCTGAGCAGGATCAACCGTCCATCAATGCCGAACAGAGCCATCAGATCTCCTGCAGTCCCTCGCACAGTATTGAGGCTCTGCGGGAGAAGTTCCAGAGTCCCACCTTGGTTATCGAACCCACCGCCAAGGAAGTGAGGGAGCAGCGACGACGGGATGGAGATGGTGCCTCCAAGGAGCGATCCAAAACTCCCCAAAAGGTCAACGATGAACGCAACCTGGCGGAGGTGTTCCATCAAACTCCCTTATCGAAGGGCTTCTCCGCTCCCGAAACCAAAGCAGCCGATGTGGACTTGGGTTTGGTAGCCCCGCGATGTGAGTACTACGAGCAGTTGGCCCACAAAAGATCCACCACACCAACTCTGCCTGCTCAAGTGACTCCATATAGGCCAAGATACAAGAGGCAGGCTTATTCCCTGGATCGTGGACGCGCCCGGAAGCGGACAGTGGGTGCTCCAGAGTTGCCGCCACCCAAACCGAGAACCGCAAAGCCGAAAGTCCAAAGGCGTTGCATAAAACTGGCCACCGAGGTGAAGATCTCGTATGGCCACGACGGCGACAGCGAGGATGAGCCCAATTCTGGTCAAGATGTGGACTTGGAGACCTTGCCGCTGCCACCGACACCGGTGCAGCCAGCTGCCGTGAATCTCAATCAAGCGCAGACAGCAGGGCGAATGGTAATTGACAAGCTGGCAGttaaggagcagcagcagatggctttggctttggccacaAATGGGAGCATCagtccgaatccgaatctgaatccgagTCCGTTGGCCAACACTCGCATTGTGCCCATTCGCGTGGAGGCATCGACGGAGCAGCTCAAGCTGAGTGCCCAGCAGATCTACGACGACGCCTGTTCGTATCTGCAGGATCACCAGGAGATGGAGGACATCCAGCAGCGACCCCCCAGTCCCACCTATGTGAGTGCCACCGGTGGTATTAAGTTGCTCCAGCGGCAGTCGAGCAGTACGCCAGCCACACCAGTTCCAccgccacctcctccgccaGTAATGCGATCCAAGTCTGTCCAGAATTCGCAGGCTAAGGACAAGCAGACGAAGAGACAGGGTCGCATCTACAACCTGGAGACCACTACGGAGAAGCAGCATGAGGCGCATGTTGAAATTGCCCAGTTGGAGGCAAAGTATGCCCACATCCAGCAATCCATAGCGGAGCACCTGCTCCAGATCGATGCCTATATGGAGAACGCCAAACAGGCGCTGCAGAGGAGTGCCCAGACCACACCAGTATCAACTCCGGCCCCAATACCAacgccaccaccacctcctccgccgccaccaccaccattaGCAGCACTACCCGCCAGACCCCTCAGTTCGGCGTCCAACGAATCCTGGGACATCTTCGCCCATCGCCAGTCACCCATTTTGGCAGTGGAAAGTCCACTGCAGGCGATTCTCCGCCAGATTTACACCCGGGCAGCTGGCTTACCGAAAAGGCTTTCCAAAGAGATTAAGGAGGATGCCGacgccgaggaggaggaggcatcACTTACTGAAAACGTGCCCATTGTGGAGCGGGCTCTGGAGGATCTGCACAAGATTGCGGTGGCACTGGAGCAAAAACCGGAACCCGCGAAACTCATGCACGTAGAACTCCGGACAGCGCCAGCTGTCTCTGAAGCGGAGCACGTAGTCATCAAGGACGAGGAACAGGACGCGGAACAGGACGCGGAACAGGATGCGGAACAGGACGTGGAACAGGACGCGGACATGGAGTACAGACACGTATCGGATGTAATTGCCAACTATgagcagttggccaaaaaggagtACGATGAGTGGAGGGAGGAGCAGGTGGTAAAAAGCGAGGAGGTCCTGCCCAAAACCGAGTTGAGAAAGGCAATAGAGgagcagctggccaaaaaaggaTTGAGGGAAGGTAAAAAGGTACTTGAAGGGGAGGAAAAACCACTTACCAAACTGGATGTTCAAAAGGATGTGAAAAAGGATGCCAATGCAGTGTCACCAGCCAAACAAGATTTACGGGAAGAAGAAAAGGTATCTATCCTAAAAGAGAGTGGCAAAGATTTGGGTGCAAGTGAAGCCAAAGAAGATCTCACAAAGGAAGCAGAAGGGGAGGAAAAGGACAGATCCTGCGGCCATGGAGATACCTCAGTCTACTGCCCAGTTTGTGATGAAATGCGCTGCTCACCAAACACCTGGGGCAAACTGAGCAAAGCCGATCAATGGCGGCTTGCCAATCTGCACAACGAACCCTTGAGGAACTACAAAGCCACCTACGAGATACGGAGTCCGTACATCTCGCGGCAGATCTCctgggaggacatgcagtcgGCCAAGGAGAATGTGCCGCCCGAGAAACTGCAACGTCAGCGGAGTTTCGTGGAGATTGTGACCACACCAGCGACTGAATCTCCGCCGCCATCTCCgccgcctccacctccacctccaccgaAGCAGTTGGCCCTGCAgaaaccggaaacggaagcagCATGGGAGCGCAGTCGCTCGCCCAGTCCGCTGCCATCTCGCAAGTATCCCGCTCCACTCATAGAAGCACCACAGCGCTCCAGCTCTCCCTATGGCCTCAATTCCGTCCGCTCGAAAGCCACACCATCGCCCGTCAATCTGCCGGCGAAATTTACGCATGTGCCGCAACTGGAAGGCCACAATATTGGACTACTGGTGAAAACGGCCACGGAGCCACTGCAGCAGAGCATGTCGGCATCCTCTTCACTGctggctgccacgcccccgtcCACGCCCCGTTCTGCGGCACAGCCCTCGCCCTTCGAATTCCCCAGTCTCGGTCGGGAGTCGGCGGAGCAGCACAAGTTCAAATCCCTGGCCTCCATGGAGGAGGTGCAGCGAGATTTCGGCGTTAATCGATCCTTCGATAATGTGTCACCACGTCCATATCTGGGTATTGAAG GCTACAAGCGTGTGGCCTGGCCACCGGCCTCCGAGGAGCGGATCATCCGGGAGTTCACCCCCCAGCCGCAGACCCAGAGTCCGGCTCCCGGTGCCGGAGGCTACTATCCCCAGGCCCAGGCCCACGCCCCCAGCACAGCAGCGGCTGCCGCGCCACCTCAG cagcagcagcagcagcagcctgtGCAGTACACACAGGCCCAGTTCAGTCGGCAGCGCTCGAGGGAACCTGTCCAGgttccagctccatctccagcgCCCGCATCCGAGCCCAGCTATCCCGCTAATCCGTACCAGAACTATCAGTCCAACTATCCGCAGGAGCCGCTGCAGGCAGCGAACAATGTGGGTGGTGGCTGGAAACACATTGGTGCGCCGCAGCCCAAGGAACGCAGTGAATTCACCGCCGGCGGAGGAGCCTATCCTCCGTTCCAGGGATCctaccagcagcagccgcag cagcagcagcagtacgGTGCTCCGTCTTAcgatggccagcagcagcagcaacctgCAGCacagtggcaacagcagcagcaggttcCGCAGCAGCAATATCAGCCTCAATCGCAGGCTCAGGCGCCCTATCAGCCAGCACAGTGgaaccaacagcagcagcagccatcgTACCAGGCTTCACCgtaccaacagcagcagcagcagcaacagcagcagccatccTATTACCCACAGCAAAACGGTGGCTCGACCTTTGCTCAACCCCAATACAATTCTTATTCGCAGCCCCAGTTGCCCTACTCGCAGGATCAGACtgatctgcagcagcagcaacagcagcagcaatatcCAGGAGCCTTCGCTGGACAGGATAGCTACCGGGGCGCCAGTCCCGGCATCATCACCCTGCGCAAGGAGGCTCCAgtcagccagcagccagcgcCAGTCTACACTTCGCAGCCTGCCGCCGTCAGTTATCAGG GAGGCAGCAAATTGCGCGGAGATTTGAAGTGGCCACCACCGGAGTACAAGGAGGCAGCTGCTCGCGAGAACGAGGAACGACGCCAGTTGGCGTTGGGCCCCGTCTGCCGTCCCAGGCGAATCAACCGG GACTACACACCCTTCTTTGCCAAGCACCAGTTGAACAATGGATATCCCAGCTACAAGGTGCCTCCTGGCACCCAGCACATTTTCGGCTAA
- the LOC6533542 gene encoding mediator of RNA polymerase II transcription subunit 15 isoform X6, with translation MAALQRKLVHKQFNSPMGLYSQENVKATLNRELKAFGGEGIEVDEQITKPLNLANSAVLRAVEEEEQQAKCGYKRVAWPPASEERIIREFTPQPQTQSPAPGAGGYYPQAQAHAPSTAAAAAPPQGPIYNNVQPRTTQPPQNAYHHHPTAPQPTYSSSTNQYPDSYPQQEQQQQQQPVQYTQAQFSRQRSREPVQVPAPSPAPASEPSYPANPYQNYQSNYPQEPLQAANNVGGGWKHIGAPQPKERSEFTAGGGAYPPFQGSYQQQPQQQQQYGAPSYDGQQQQQPAAQWQQQQQVPQQQYQPQSQAQAPYQPAQWNQQQQQPSYQASPYQQQQQQQQQQPSYYPQQNGGSTFAQPQYNSYSQPQLPYSQDQTDLQQQQQQQQYPGAFAGQDSYRGASPGIITLRKEAPVSQQPAPVYTSQPAAVSYQGGSKLRGDLKWPPPEYKEAAARENEERRQLALGPVCRPRRINRDYTPFFAKHQLNNGYPSYKVPPGTQHIFG, from the exons ATGGCCGCCCTACAACGGAAGCTGGTGCACAAGCAGTTCAACTCGCCCATGGGCCTCTATTCCCAGGAGAACGTGAAGGCCACCTTGAACCGCGAGCTGAAAGCCTTCGGCGGCGAGGG GATTGAAGTTGACGAGCAAATAACAAAGCCCCTGAACTTGGCCAACTCGGCCGTTCTGCGCGCCGTCGAAGAGGAAGAACAACAAGCCAAATGTG GCTACAAGCGTGTGGCCTGGCCACCGGCCTCCGAGGAGCGGATCATCCGGGAGTTCACCCCCCAGCCGCAGACCCAGAGTCCGGCTCCCGGTGCCGGAGGCTACTATCCCCAGGCCCAGGCCCACGCCCCCAGCACAGCAGCGGCTGCCGCGCCACCTCAG GGTCCCATTTATAACAACGTCCAGCCACGCACCACCCAGCCACCACAAAATGcctaccaccaccacccaacaGCACCACAACCCACCTACTCCAGCTCCACCAACCAGTACCCAGATAGTTATCcacagcaggagcagcagcagcagcagcagcctgtGCAGTACACACAGGCCCAGTTCAGTCGGCAGCGCTCGAGGGAACCTGTCCAGgttccagctccatctccagcgCCCGCATCCGAGCCCAGCTATCCCGCTAATCCGTACCAGAACTATCAGTCCAACTATCCGCAGGAGCCGCTGCAGGCAGCGAACAATGTGGGTGGTGGCTGGAAACACATTGGTGCGCCGCAGCCCAAGGAACGCAGTGAATTCACCGCCGGCGGAGGAGCCTATCCTCCGTTCCAGGGATCctaccagcagcagccgcag cagcagcagcagtacgGTGCTCCGTCTTAcgatggccagcagcagcagcaacctgCAGCacagtggcaacagcagcagcaggttcCGCAGCAGCAATATCAGCCTCAATCGCAGGCTCAGGCGCCCTATCAGCCAGCACAGTGgaaccaacagcagcagcagccatcgTACCAGGCTTCACCgtaccaacagcagcagcagcagcaacagcagcagccatccTATTACCCACAGCAAAACGGTGGCTCGACCTTTGCTCAACCCCAATACAATTCTTATTCGCAGCCCCAGTTGCCCTACTCGCAGGATCAGACtgatctgcagcagcagcaacagcagcagcaatatcCAGGAGCCTTCGCTGGACAGGATAGCTACCGGGGCGCCAGTCCCGGCATCATCACCCTGCGCAAGGAGGCTCCAgtcagccagcagccagcgcCAGTCTACACTTCGCAGCCTGCCGCCGTCAGTTATCAGG GAGGCAGCAAATTGCGCGGAGATTTGAAGTGGCCACCACCGGAGTACAAGGAGGCAGCTGCTCGCGAGAACGAGGAACGACGCCAGTTGGCGTTGGGCCCCGTCTGCCGTCCCAGGCGAATCAACCGG GACTACACACCCTTCTTTGCCAAGCACCAGTTGAACAATGGATATCCCAGCTACAAGGTGCCTCCTGGCACCCAGCACATTTTCGGCTAA